The Streptomyces luteogriseus genome includes a window with the following:
- a CDS encoding methionine ABC transporter permease translates to MTWSEMQPLLEQACWDTLYMVGWSTLIAVVGGLPLGVLLVLTDRGGLLQNLAANKVIGQVVNIARSLPFIILMVALMGFTRSITGTTIGVEAAIVPLAVGAIPFFARLVETAVREVDHGLVEAVQSMGGNTWTIVRKVLVPESLPSLISSTTTTIVALIGYSAMAGTVGAGGLGDIAIRYGYQRFETQLMWITVAILAVVISVIQFAGDYAARSLHRRGAHSGPAPKLRLLKAAS, encoded by the coding sequence GTGACCTGGTCCGAGATGCAGCCCCTGCTGGAGCAGGCGTGTTGGGACACCCTCTACATGGTCGGCTGGTCCACGCTCATCGCCGTCGTCGGCGGTCTGCCGCTCGGCGTCCTGCTGGTCCTGACCGACCGTGGCGGCCTGCTCCAGAACCTCGCGGCCAACAAGGTCATCGGGCAGGTCGTGAACATCGCCCGCTCCCTGCCGTTCATCATCCTGATGGTCGCGCTGATGGGCTTCACCCGCTCGATCACCGGGACGACCATCGGCGTCGAGGCGGCGATCGTGCCGCTCGCCGTCGGTGCCATCCCGTTCTTCGCGCGCCTGGTCGAGACGGCCGTCCGCGAGGTGGACCACGGGCTCGTCGAGGCCGTGCAGTCCATGGGCGGCAACACCTGGACCATCGTCCGCAAGGTCCTCGTGCCCGAGTCCCTGCCGTCGCTGATCTCCAGCACCACCACCACGATCGTCGCCCTCATCGGCTACTCCGCCATGGCGGGCACCGTCGGTGCCGGAGGCCTCGGAGACATCGCCATCCGCTATGGCTACCAGCGCTTCGAGACCCAGCTCATGTGGATCACGGTCGCGATCCTCGCCGTCGTCATCTCGGTCATCCAGTTCGCCGGCGACTACGCGGCCCGCTCCCTGCACCGCCGCGGCGCCCACTCGGGCCCCGCCCCCAAACTGCGGCTCCTCAAAGCCGCCTCCTGA
- a CDS encoding MetQ/NlpA family ABC transporter substrate-binding protein — protein MRNTAKITTAVLAAGALTLGLSACGADSSDTDGPLIVAASPVPHAEILNYVKDNLAKKEGLDLQVKEFTDYVTPNTATQDGSVGANYFQNKPYLDDFNKKNGTDIVPVVTVHLEPLGLYSHKVKKADDLKSGATVAIPNDTVNEARALKLLATDGLITLKAGVGNEATPADITKNPKNLKFKELEAAQTPRSLDDVDAAVVNGNYAIESDLKPSKDALVLESPKNNPYGNFLAVKKGNEDDPRVKKLAKLLTSPEVEKFIQDKYAGSVLASF, from the coding sequence GTGCGTAACACCGCCAAGATCACCACCGCCGTTCTCGCCGCCGGAGCCCTCACCCTCGGGCTCAGCGCCTGCGGCGCGGACAGCTCCGACACCGACGGACCCCTGATCGTCGCCGCCAGCCCCGTCCCGCACGCCGAGATCCTGAACTACGTCAAGGACAACCTGGCCAAGAAGGAGGGTCTCGACCTCCAGGTCAAGGAGTTCACCGACTACGTCACGCCGAACACGGCGACGCAGGACGGCTCCGTCGGCGCCAATTACTTCCAGAACAAGCCGTACCTCGACGACTTCAACAAGAAGAACGGCACCGACATCGTGCCCGTCGTCACGGTCCACCTGGAACCGCTCGGCCTCTACTCCCACAAGGTCAAGAAGGCCGACGACCTGAAGAGCGGTGCGACCGTCGCCATCCCCAACGACACGGTCAACGAGGCCCGCGCCCTCAAGCTCCTCGCCACCGACGGGCTCATCACCCTCAAGGCCGGCGTCGGCAACGAGGCGACCCCCGCCGACATCACCAAGAACCCCAAGAACCTCAAGTTCAAGGAGCTGGAGGCGGCCCAGACGCCGCGCTCCCTCGACGACGTGGACGCCGCCGTCGTCAACGGCAACTACGCCATCGAGTCCGACCTCAAGCCGTCCAAGGACGCCCTCGTCCTGGAGTCCCCGAAGAACAACCCCTACGGCAACTTCCTCGCCGTGAAGAAGGGCAACGAGGACGACCCGCGCGTGAAGAAGCTCGCGAAGCTCCTCACCTCGCCCGAGGTCGAGAAGTTCATCCAGGACAAGTACGCCGGCTCGGTGCTCGCCTCCTTCTGA
- a CDS encoding methionine ABC transporter ATP-binding protein, translated as MITTSGLTKVYRARGREVTALDGVDLHVREGEVYGVIGQSGAGKSSLIRCVNLLERPTAGTVTVAGQDLTALAGRGPRAGRELRQARSRIGMVFQHFNLLSSRTVQDNVELPLEILGKSGQERSRKALELLDLVGLADKAKAYPAQLSGGQKQRVGIARALAGDPKVLLSDEATSALDPETTRSILALLRDLNRQLGLTVLLITHEMDVVKSVCDSAALMESGRIVESGTVSELLATPGSELAAALFPLDGEASGEDRTVVDVTFQGESATQPVISQLARTYNIDISILGAAIDTVGGLQVGRMRIELPGRYEDNVVPIGFLRERGLQIDVPGRESELVKEGAK; from the coding sequence GTGATCACCACCTCGGGCCTGACCAAGGTCTACCGTGCACGCGGCCGCGAGGTCACCGCCCTGGACGGCGTCGACCTGCACGTCCGCGAAGGTGAGGTGTACGGCGTCATCGGCCAGTCCGGCGCCGGCAAGTCCTCGCTCATCCGCTGCGTCAACCTGCTGGAACGCCCCACGGCCGGCACCGTGACCGTCGCCGGGCAGGACCTCACCGCCCTGGCCGGCCGCGGCCCGCGCGCCGGCAGGGAACTGCGGCAGGCGCGCAGCCGTATCGGCATGGTCTTCCAGCACTTCAACCTGCTGTCCTCCCGGACCGTCCAGGACAACGTCGAGCTGCCGCTGGAGATCCTCGGGAAGTCCGGGCAGGAACGCTCCCGCAAGGCGCTGGAACTGCTCGACCTGGTCGGCCTCGCCGACAAGGCGAAGGCCTACCCCGCGCAGCTCTCCGGCGGCCAGAAGCAGCGCGTCGGCATCGCCCGCGCCCTCGCCGGCGACCCGAAGGTGCTGCTGTCCGACGAGGCCACCAGCGCCCTCGACCCGGAGACCACCCGGTCGATCCTGGCGCTGCTGCGCGACCTCAACCGGCAGCTCGGCCTGACCGTCCTGCTCATCACCCACGAGATGGACGTCGTGAAGTCGGTCTGCGACTCGGCCGCGCTCATGGAGTCCGGGCGCATCGTCGAGTCGGGCACCGTCAGCGAACTGCTCGCCACCCCCGGCTCGGAACTGGCCGCCGCGCTGTTCCCGCTCGACGGCGAGGCCTCCGGCGAGGACCGCACCGTCGTCGACGTCACCTTCCAGGGCGAGAGCGCCACCCAGCCCGTCATCTCGCAGCTCGCCCGCACCTACAACATCGACATATCGATCCTCGGTGCCGCCATCGACACCGTCGGCGGCCTCCAGGTCGGCCGGATGCGCATCGAACTGCCCGGCCGCTACGAGGACAACGTCGTGCCGATCGGCTTCCTGCGTGAACGGGGCCTCCAGATCGACGTCCCGGGCCGCGAGTCCGAACTGGTGAAGGAAGGTGCCAAGTGA